Proteins from a genomic interval of Burkholderia cepacia GG4:
- a CDS encoding Lrp/AsnC ligand binding domain-containing protein, with translation MRTQRQPVRSLDKLDRRILKLLQDDGRMAMKDLAEQVGLTVTPCIERVRRMERDGVITGYHARVDPSQLGAALLVFVEITLGHKGGNMFEQFRREVMKIDEVLECHLVSGDFDYLIKARIGEMADYRKLLGDILLQLPGAVQSKSYVVMEEIKETLTISVGE, from the coding sequence ATGAGAACGCAACGCCAGCCAGTACGCTCGCTCGACAAGCTCGACCGCCGCATCCTCAAACTGCTCCAGGACGACGGCCGGATGGCGATGAAGGACCTGGCGGAACAGGTCGGGCTGACCGTGACGCCGTGCATCGAACGCGTGCGGCGCATGGAGCGGGACGGCGTCATCACCGGCTATCACGCGCGCGTCGACCCGAGCCAGCTCGGCGCGGCGCTGCTGGTGTTCGTCGAGATCACGCTCGGCCACAAGGGCGGCAACATGTTCGAGCAGTTCCGGCGCGAAGTGATGAAGATCGACGAGGTGCTCGAATGCCATCTCGTGTCGGGGGACTTCGACTACCTGATCAAGGCGCGGATCGGCGAGATGGCCGACTACCGCAAGCTGCTCGGCGACATCCTGTTGCAACTGCCCGGCGCGGTGCAGTCGAAGAGCTATGTCGTGATGGAGGAAATCAAGGAGACGCTGACGATTTCGGTCGGCGAATGA
- a CDS encoding NINE protein, with product MSSSTAPSRRFRSKTLTAAFAFLFGSLGAHRFYLYGFRDVYGWAHLLATIVGIPGFLLLAATQRSASLGWWLAVPGAISLLAAFLAALVYGLRPDEKWDAQFNADTGKHSRSGWTVIFIVIFSLLIGAFLLMTALALSFQTYFESQVEAAKQISQ from the coding sequence ATGTCCAGCAGCACCGCACCGTCCCGCCGCTTTCGCTCCAAGACGCTCACCGCCGCCTTCGCGTTCCTGTTCGGGTCGCTCGGCGCGCACCGCTTCTACCTGTACGGCTTTCGCGACGTGTACGGCTGGGCACACCTGCTCGCGACGATCGTCGGTATCCCGGGTTTCCTGCTGCTCGCCGCGACCCAGCGCAGTGCCAGCCTCGGCTGGTGGCTCGCCGTGCCCGGTGCGATCTCGCTGCTGGCCGCCTTCCTCGCCGCGCTCGTCTACGGGTTGCGCCCCGACGAGAAATGGGACGCGCAATTCAATGCCGACACGGGCAAGCACAGCCGGTCCGGCTGGACGGTGATCTTCATCGTGATCTTCTCGCTGCTGATCGGCGCGTTCCTGCTGATGACCGCGCTTGCACTGTCGTTCCAGACGTATTTCGAATCGCAAGTGGAAGCGGCAAAGCAGATTTCGCAGTAA
- a CDS encoding PA0069 family radical SAM protein: MGERMDGRSDNEFPIAPPAPRKGRGAVDNLQGRYETALREAVDDGWTHESNDAELPAPLRTQVFEERAKSILTHNQSPDIPFSVSLNPYRGCEHGCIYCFARPTHSYLGLSPGLDFESRIYAKVNAAELLEREISRKRYVPEPIALGVNTDAYQPVERDLRITRSVIQVMHDHGLPFAAITKSSLIERDLDLLAPMAERGQVMAAVTITTLDADLARTLEPRAATPARRLRTIRALRDAGVPVGVSIAPMIPFVTEPDMERVLEACADAGATHASYIILRLPWEVAPLFKNWLSAHFPDRAERVMNRVRDMRGGKDYDSDFSKRMKGEGIWADLLRQRFRQAVKRLGLNERTNGILDLSQFRGAPAPGPATQRSAAGATGAKSRDDMQLSLF; the protein is encoded by the coding sequence ATGGGTGAGCGCATGGATGGTCGGTCCGACAACGAATTTCCGATAGCGCCGCCCGCGCCCCGCAAGGGGCGCGGCGCGGTCGACAACCTGCAGGGGCGGTATGAAACGGCGCTGCGCGAGGCGGTCGACGATGGCTGGACGCACGAATCCAACGATGCCGAGCTACCCGCTCCGCTGCGCACTCAGGTGTTCGAGGAGCGCGCAAAGAGCATCCTGACGCACAACCAGTCGCCGGACATTCCGTTCAGCGTGTCGCTCAATCCGTATCGCGGCTGCGAGCATGGCTGCATCTATTGCTTTGCGCGACCGACCCACAGTTATCTCGGGCTGTCGCCCGGGCTCGATTTCGAGAGCCGCATTTATGCGAAGGTCAATGCGGCCGAACTCCTCGAGCGCGAGATCTCGCGGAAGCGTTACGTGCCGGAACCGATCGCGCTCGGCGTCAACACCGACGCATACCAGCCGGTCGAGCGCGATCTGCGCATCACGCGCAGCGTGATCCAGGTCATGCACGACCACGGGCTGCCGTTTGCCGCGATCACGAAATCGTCGCTGATCGAGCGCGATCTCGACCTGCTTGCCCCGATGGCCGAGCGCGGGCAGGTGATGGCCGCGGTCACGATCACGACCCTCGACGCCGATCTCGCGCGCACGCTCGAGCCGCGGGCGGCGACGCCGGCGCGCCGTCTGCGTACGATTCGCGCGCTGCGCGACGCAGGCGTGCCGGTTGGCGTGAGCATTGCACCGATGATCCCATTCGTCACCGAGCCCGACATGGAGCGCGTGCTGGAAGCCTGTGCGGACGCCGGCGCGACGCATGCGAGCTACATCATCCTGCGGCTGCCGTGGGAGGTGGCGCCGCTGTTCAAGAACTGGCTCTCCGCCCATTTTCCCGATCGCGCGGAGCGCGTGATGAACCGTGTGCGCGACATGCGCGGCGGGAAGGACTACGACTCGGATTTCTCGAAGCGGATGAAGGGGGAGGGGATCTGGGCCGACCTGTTGCGGCAACGTTTCCGCCAGGCCGTGAAGCGGCTCGGGTTGAACGAGCGCACGAACGGCATTCTCGATCTGTCGCAGTTTCGCGGCGCGCCGGCGCCCGGGCCGGCAACGCAGCGCAGCGCGGCGGGCGCAACCGGCGCGAAGTCGCGTGACGACATGCAGTTGAGCCTGTTCTGA